In the genome of Hymenobacter cellulosivorans, one region contains:
- a CDS encoding metallophosphoesterase family protein, with the protein MARYVTTDIHGCLHTFRHLVEGVLVLQPRDELYLLGDYVNKGPNSRGVLDYLMDLSRRGYQVQCLRGNHDQELLDAARGRTHLAWASQADRSLTLESFGVAAPAEIPEPYLQWLEALPYQLDIPGFTLVHAGFDFRQPPEKMRTDWHTMLNIKQFTFDASRLQGRRLLHGHVPTPTAHIKQGVKQKAGAIGLDAGCVYRLNPELSHLAVLELDSFELTLQPNIEPAYFIMQR; encoded by the coding sequence ATGGCCCGCTACGTCACTACCGATATTCACGGTTGTCTGCACACCTTCCGCCATCTGGTGGAGGGTGTGCTTGTTTTACAGCCCCGTGATGAGCTCTACCTGCTAGGCGACTATGTCAACAAGGGCCCCAACAGCCGCGGCGTGCTCGACTATCTGATGGATCTGTCCCGGCGCGGCTACCAGGTGCAATGCCTACGCGGCAACCACGATCAAGAGCTGCTCGACGCGGCCCGAGGCCGGACGCACCTAGCCTGGGCCTCCCAGGCCGACCGTAGCCTGACGCTCGAAAGCTTCGGAGTGGCGGCGCCAGCGGAAATTCCCGAGCCTTACCTGCAGTGGCTGGAGGCGCTGCCTTACCAGCTCGATATTCCGGGCTTCACGCTGGTCCACGCCGGCTTCGACTTTCGCCAGCCGCCCGAGAAGATGCGCACCGACTGGCACACGATGCTCAACATCAAGCAGTTTACCTTCGACGCTTCCCGCTTGCAGGGTCGCCGCCTACTGCACGGCCACGTGCCTACGCCTACGGCTCATATAAAGCAGGGGGTCAAGCAGAAAGCCGGGGCCATCGGGCTGGATGCCGGCTGTGTGTACCGCCTCAACCCGGAGCTTTCCCACCTGGCCGTGCTGGAGCTGGACTCGTTTGAGCTCACGCTGCAACCCAATATTGAGCCGGCATACTTTATCATGCAGCGCTAA
- a CDS encoding tetratricopeptide repeat protein, whose product MMSPAELRPFLDELERFADGQMTTIEQDAFEERLQHDPYLREAYQAFEQVTADLRWVAGHETLRHRLLALDRRLDQRQTALVRIKRRQRRAQTRWGTVFTVLVAVLLGLWFLLRPGGGTDTSWSTYYVADPGLPPSATEDEHRPLLGQAMEQYRQGHYPAALHALRRVPTDNLGADTMLYYNGVFLLSQGDGSAARPYLRRVIQQPGSALVRKARYHLAVAHWAAKQWPEARAAFREVASDSLNPYRRAAQKVLHADVLRGEE is encoded by the coding sequence ATGATGTCGCCCGCTGAGCTACGCCCGTTTTTGGATGAGCTGGAACGCTTTGCCGATGGCCAGATGACGACTATCGAGCAGGATGCTTTCGAGGAGCGCCTGCAGCACGACCCTTACCTGCGGGAAGCCTATCAGGCGTTTGAGCAGGTGACGGCCGACCTGCGCTGGGTGGCCGGCCACGAAACCCTGCGCCACCGCCTACTGGCCCTCGACCGCCGCCTCGACCAGCGTCAGACGGCCCTGGTGCGCATCAAACGGCGGCAGCGCCGGGCCCAGACACGCTGGGGTACTGTGTTTACCGTGCTGGTAGCAGTATTGCTCGGCCTGTGGTTTTTGCTGCGTCCTGGTGGCGGCACCGATACTTCCTGGAGCACTTATTACGTCGCGGACCCCGGCCTGCCGCCGTCGGCAACGGAAGATGAGCACCGCCCGCTGCTGGGCCAGGCCATGGAGCAGTACCGGCAGGGCCACTACCCGGCTGCATTGCACGCCCTGCGCCGAGTGCCCACCGACAACCTGGGTGCCGATACCATGCTGTATTACAACGGGGTGTTTCTGCTCAGCCAGGGCGACGGCAGCGCGGCCCGGCCTTACCTGCGCCGCGTGATTCAGCAGCCGGGCTCAGCGTTGGTGCGCAAGGCCCGCTATCATCTGGCCGTGGCTCACTGGGCCGCCAAGCAGTGGCCCGAAGCCCGAGCCGCCTTCCGCGAAGTAGCCTCCGACTCGCTGAACCCGTACCGGCGGGCCGCCCAGAAAGTGCTGCACGCCGACGTGCTCCGGGGCGAGGAGTAG
- a CDS encoding serine hydroxymethyltransferase: METRTAPIAQDTVLFDLIRQEKERQTHGIELIASENYVSEQVMRAQGSILTNKYAEGLPGKRYYGGCEIVDQVEQLAIDRAKELFGVEWVNVQPHSGAQANAAVMLAILNPGDKILGFDLSHGGHLTHGSPVNFSGKLYKPSFYGVEPETGLIDWEKVKETARREQPKLIICGASAYSRDWDYKALREAADEVGALLLADISHPSGLIAKGLLNSPFEHCHIVTTTTHKTLRGPRGGLIMLGKDFENPFGLKTPKGELRMMSALLDSGVFPGTQGGPLEHVIGAKAVAFGECLSDAYTEYTQQVIRNAQALAKGFVDRGYQIISGGTDNHLMLIDLRSKGLTGKLAENTLIKADITINKNMVPFDDKSPFVTSGMRIGSAAVTTRGLRETDMGRIVEFIDDVLMHHSDEAHLLKVRGQINEWMQQYPLFA, encoded by the coding sequence ATGGAAACTCGCACTGCCCCCATTGCCCAGGACACGGTCCTGTTCGACCTCATCCGCCAGGAAAAGGAACGTCAGACCCACGGAATTGAACTGATTGCCTCGGAAAACTACGTTTCGGAGCAAGTGATGCGGGCACAGGGCTCCATCCTGACCAATAAATACGCTGAGGGCCTACCCGGCAAGCGCTACTACGGCGGCTGCGAAATCGTGGACCAGGTCGAGCAGCTGGCCATCGACCGGGCCAAGGAGTTGTTCGGGGTAGAATGGGTGAACGTGCAGCCCCACTCCGGTGCTCAGGCCAACGCAGCCGTGATGCTGGCTATTCTGAACCCCGGCGACAAAATTCTGGGCTTCGACCTAAGCCACGGCGGCCACCTGACCCATGGCTCCCCGGTCAACTTCTCGGGCAAGCTTTACAAGCCTTCGTTTTACGGCGTAGAGCCCGAAACCGGCCTGATTGACTGGGAGAAAGTAAAGGAAACCGCCCGCCGGGAGCAGCCCAAACTCATCATCTGCGGGGCCTCGGCATACTCCCGCGACTGGGACTACAAAGCCCTGCGCGAAGCCGCCGACGAAGTAGGCGCTCTGCTGCTGGCTGATATTTCCCACCCCTCGGGCCTGATTGCCAAGGGCTTGCTCAACTCGCCCTTCGAGCACTGCCATATCGTGACCACCACGACCCACAAAACCCTGCGTGGCCCCCGCGGCGGCCTCATCATGCTGGGCAAGGACTTCGAAAACCCCTTTGGCTTGAAAACGCCCAAGGGTGAGTTGCGCATGATGTCGGCCCTGCTCGACTCGGGCGTGTTCCCCGGCACCCAGGGCGGCCCCCTGGAGCACGTTATCGGCGCCAAGGCCGTGGCTTTCGGCGAGTGCCTCTCGGACGCCTACACCGAATACACCCAGCAGGTTATCCGCAACGCCCAGGCCCTGGCCAAAGGCTTCGTGGACCGTGGCTACCAGATTATCAGCGGCGGCACCGACAACCATTTGATGCTCATTGACCTGCGCAGCAAAGGCCTGACCGGCAAGCTGGCCGAAAACACCCTCATCAAGGCCGACATCACCATCAACAAGAACATGGTGCCCTTCGACGACAAGTCGCCCTTCGTGACCAGCGGCATGCGCATTGGCTCGGCTGCCGTGACGACCCGAGGTCTGCGTGAGACCGACATGGGCCGCATCGTGGAGTTTATCGACGACGTGCTGATGCACCACAGTGACGAGGCCCACCTGCTGAAGGTGCGCGGCCAGATCAACGAATGGATGCAGCAGTATCCGCTGTTTGCTTAA
- the tatC gene encoding twin-arginine translocase subunit TatC, with protein MNTDQPIVGEAHEMSFIDHLEALRWHIIRSAISIVVFATIAFFNKDFLFHDLLLGPSRADFWTYRMFCRFGQWIGAPDLCMDKVGFIIQNREMSGQLTMHISTSFMVGIVLAFPYTFWEIWRFIKPGLYPHEQQNSRGAVFFVSVLFALGLMFGYYIAAPLSINFLASYTVDPTIENQIDMQSYLSTLTTMSISTAFVFELPMIVFFLAKAGLITPEIMRLYRKHAIVVILIIAAVITPPDISAQIIVTIPILILYELSINIARIVAKGRTAALNAQLAQNNGIS; from the coding sequence TTGAATACTGACCAACCCATTGTGGGTGAAGCGCACGAAATGTCCTTCATCGACCATCTGGAGGCCTTGCGGTGGCACATTATCCGCTCGGCCATCTCGATTGTCGTTTTTGCCACCATAGCTTTTTTCAACAAAGACTTCCTTTTTCACGATCTGCTGCTAGGCCCCTCACGGGCCGATTTCTGGACCTACCGCATGTTCTGCCGGTTTGGCCAGTGGATCGGGGCCCCGGATTTGTGCATGGACAAAGTCGGCTTTATCATCCAGAACCGGGAGATGAGCGGGCAGCTGACGATGCACATCAGCACCTCGTTTATGGTGGGCATCGTGCTGGCTTTCCCGTACACATTCTGGGAAATTTGGCGCTTTATTAAGCCCGGGCTTTATCCGCACGAGCAGCAAAATTCCCGGGGCGCGGTATTCTTCGTATCGGTGCTGTTTGCGCTGGGCCTCATGTTCGGTTACTACATTGCGGCCCCGTTGAGCATCAACTTCCTGGCCTCGTACACTGTCGATCCGACCATCGAGAACCAGATTGATATGCAGAGCTACCTGAGCACGCTCACTACGATGTCCATTTCCACGGCCTTCGTCTTTGAGCTGCCCATGATAGTGTTCTTCCTGGCCAAAGCCGGACTGATTACTCCCGAAATCATGCGTTTGTACCGCAAGCACGCCATTGTGGTCATCCTCATCATTGCCGCCGTCATCACCCCCCCGGATATTTCGGCCCAGATCATCGTCACCATCCCGATTCTGATTCTCTACGAGCTGAGCATCAATATTGCCCGCATCGTGGCCAAAGGCCGCACGGCAGCCTTAAACGCCCAGCTAGCCCAGAATAACGGGATTAGCTAA
- the rpiB gene encoding ribose 5-phosphate isomerase B — MKLAIGSDHAGFAYKEMLAHWLRDNGYEVKDFGTHSADSVDYPDFVHPVADAITAGEFEQGILVCGSANGVAITANKHKGIRAAIAWQPELAELARQHNNANIICVPERFVSEETARAIVSKFLNTAFEGGRHQNRVSKIDC; from the coding sequence ATGAAACTTGCCATCGGTTCCGACCATGCCGGCTTTGCTTACAAGGAAATGCTGGCCCACTGGCTGCGCGACAACGGCTATGAAGTAAAAGATTTCGGCACCCATTCCGCTGATTCCGTGGATTATCCAGACTTTGTGCACCCAGTAGCCGACGCCATTACCGCCGGCGAGTTTGAGCAGGGAATTCTGGTGTGCGGCTCGGCCAACGGCGTGGCTATTACCGCTAACAAGCACAAGGGTATCCGGGCCGCCATTGCCTGGCAGCCGGAGCTGGCCGAACTGGCCCGGCAGCACAACAACGCCAATATCATCTGCGTGCCTGAGCGGTTCGTGAGCGAGGAAACCGCCCGCGCCATCGTCAGCAAGTTCCTCAACACCGCCTTCGAAGGCGGCCGCCACCAAAACCGTGTGAGCAAGATTGACTGCTAG
- a CDS encoding ribosome-binding factor A → MESKRQQKFASLLQQDLAAVFQRDLPHLFPGLLPGISTIRVSPDLGVARVYLSSLLANTGPALLELVRDNSKEIRQALAKRIRKQVRIIPELVFFLDDSAEYAAHMDAVLGKLDIPAETPEDSSDPKSTDEKGPARPKLFADEDE, encoded by the coding sequence ATGGAAAGTAAACGACAGCAAAAGTTTGCCAGTCTCCTGCAGCAGGACCTGGCAGCCGTCTTTCAACGCGACTTACCGCACCTGTTTCCCGGCCTGCTGCCGGGTATCAGTACTATCCGGGTGTCGCCTGATTTGGGCGTGGCCCGCGTGTATCTGAGCAGCCTGCTGGCCAACACCGGTCCGGCCTTGCTCGAACTAGTGCGCGACAACAGCAAAGAGATTCGCCAGGCCCTGGCTAAGCGGATTCGGAAGCAGGTACGCATCATCCCCGAGCTGGTATTCTTCCTCGACGACAGTGCCGAGTACGCTGCCCACATGGACGCCGTGCTGGGCAAGCTGGATATTCCGGCCGAAACGCCCGAGGACAGCTCCGACCCCAAATCTACCGACGAGAAAGGCCCCGCCCGCCCCAAGCTGTTCGCCGACGAAGACGAATAG
- a CDS encoding class I SAM-dependent methyltransferase, producing the protein MYYDPIKKSLGQVFNRTPWLRRLFYTLLDLLLLRTWHVHRELRQWAAGRQDENLNILDAGSGYGQYTYWLSGLSKKWNILAVDVKDEQIADSNQFFRQIGRTNVQFAVQDLVLYQEPNSFDLALSVDVMEHILEDVEVFRNIHASLKDGGMLLISTPSDQGGSDVHADGETSFIEEHVRDGYNIHEIQQKLRTAGFERIEARYSYGEPGQISWRLSMKYPILMLGISKWFFILLPFYYLITFPFCLLLNWIDSTAKHDSGTGLIVKAWK; encoded by the coding sequence TTGTATTACGACCCGATTAAGAAGTCACTGGGCCAGGTGTTTAACCGCACGCCGTGGCTGCGCCGCTTGTTCTATACCCTGCTCGATCTGCTGCTGCTGCGCACCTGGCACGTGCACCGCGAGCTGCGCCAGTGGGCCGCCGGCCGCCAGGATGAGAACCTGAACATTCTGGACGCCGGCTCGGGCTACGGGCAGTACACCTACTGGCTGTCGGGCCTGAGCAAGAAGTGGAACATCCTGGCCGTCGACGTGAAGGACGAGCAGATTGCCGATTCCAACCAGTTTTTCCGCCAGATCGGGCGCACCAACGTGCAGTTTGCCGTCCAGGACCTAGTGTTGTACCAGGAGCCCAACTCGTTTGATCTGGCCTTGTCGGTCGACGTGATGGAGCACATCCTGGAGGACGTGGAAGTGTTCCGCAACATCCACGCCTCCCTCAAGGACGGCGGCATGCTGCTGATTTCGACGCCCAGTGACCAGGGCGGCTCCGACGTGCACGCCGATGGTGAAACGAGCTTCATCGAGGAGCACGTGCGCGACGGCTACAACATCCATGAGATTCAGCAGAAGCTGCGCACCGCCGGCTTCGAGCGGATTGAGGCCCGCTACAGCTACGGCGAGCCGGGCCAGATTTCGTGGCGCCTGAGCATGAAATACCCGATTCTGATGCTGGGCATCTCGAAGTGGTTTTTCATCCTGCTGCCGTTTTACTACCTCATCACCTTCCCCTTCTGCCTGCTGCTAAACTGGATTGACTCCACGGCCAAGCACGACTCGGGTACGGGCCTGATTGTGAAAGCCTGGAAATAA
- a CDS encoding FtsX-like permease family protein gives MNVSLLIARRYFSSKNKRNIISIISNISMVGVAVGTMALIIVLSVFNGLEDLVRTLYGKSDPDLLITAVQGKSFETNEQLLQRIRSTTGVGLLTEVIEDNALLQYHDRQMVVKMKGVSENYFAQSDIDSAIVEGDHRLVRGGESYALLGAGVQHELSIALDNRFAPLHLLYPRNTGKKTLSMNPETAFSQQTIIAGGVFLIEQHIDDSYIFVPIDFAQSLLNYGNRRTALEVKVGASRTIEEVKQDLQQVLGKDFYVHDSDEQHVSLLKAIKVEKMFVFITFAFILLIASLNIFFSLSMLVLDKKKDVAILLAMGATSRTVRNIFLLEGAIVAQVGAITGLTLGIGICWAQQTFHIVSMGMATSVVDSYPVKMQLSDIVLTGIAIIVITITVSIRPALNAARLDLRENL, from the coding sequence ATGAACGTCTCCCTGCTCATCGCCCGGCGTTATTTTTCGTCCAAGAACAAGCGGAACATCATCAGCATCATCTCCAACATTTCGATGGTGGGGGTGGCCGTGGGTACCATGGCGCTGATCATCGTGCTGTCGGTGTTCAACGGGCTGGAGGATTTGGTGCGCACGCTCTACGGTAAGTCGGACCCCGACCTGCTCATCACTGCCGTGCAAGGCAAGTCTTTCGAAACCAACGAGCAGCTTTTGCAGCGCATCCGCAGCACGACCGGCGTGGGCTTGCTCACCGAGGTAATCGAAGACAACGCCCTGCTGCAGTACCACGACCGGCAGATGGTCGTGAAGATGAAGGGCGTGAGTGAAAACTACTTCGCTCAGAGCGACATCGACTCGGCCATCGTGGAAGGTGACCACCGCCTGGTGCGCGGCGGCGAAAGCTACGCCCTGCTCGGGGCCGGCGTGCAGCACGAACTCAGCATCGCCCTCGACAACCGCTTTGCGCCCCTGCACTTGCTCTACCCGCGCAACACGGGCAAGAAAACGCTGTCGATGAACCCGGAAACGGCCTTCAGCCAGCAAACCATCATTGCCGGCGGGGTCTTCCTGATCGAGCAGCACATCGACGACAGCTACATCTTCGTGCCCATCGACTTTGCCCAGAGCCTGCTCAACTACGGCAACCGCCGCACAGCCCTGGAAGTGAAAGTCGGGGCCAGCCGCACCATCGAGGAAGTCAAGCAGGATTTGCAGCAAGTACTGGGCAAGGATTTCTACGTGCACGACTCCGACGAGCAGCACGTGAGCCTGCTCAAGGCCATTAAGGTGGAGAAGATGTTCGTGTTTATCACCTTCGCCTTCATTCTGCTGATTGCCTCGCTCAACATCTTCTTTTCGCTCTCGATGCTGGTACTCGATAAGAAGAAGGATGTAGCTATTCTGCTGGCCATGGGTGCTACCAGCCGCACCGTGCGCAACATCTTCCTCCTCGAAGGCGCCATCGTGGCCCAGGTGGGTGCCATTACCGGCCTCACGCTAGGCATTGGTATTTGCTGGGCCCAACAGACCTTCCATATTGTATCTATGGGCATGGCCACGAGCGTAGTCGACTCATACCCAGTGAAGATGCAGCTTTCCGATATTGTACTTACCGGCATTGCCATCATCGTCATCACCATCACCGTTTCCATCCGGCCGGCCCTGAATGCAGCACGGCTGGATTTGCGGGAGAACTTGTAA
- a CDS encoding DEAD/DEAH box helicase yields MKVSTSQPFQIVYSLLEHEYLGYLFESYVVQRNAKGQLTLQHQTVSAKNAPEFADGLDEVDFELIALTDQIQQDVVIKEFWAKKTTPADFFFKIYDPDKGDKGLQDNICRYVQDRMGQILERLQGKQVFIMGKDGEPTWKEINVAPEAASVLFHFRRNEDSTHYFPTIQYQGQKLDFQFKNAVMVCFQPAWMLLNDTLHNFRNDVDGKKLQPFLNKKFIIIPRQVEDSYFQRFVAPLVESFDVHARGFDIRSERYVARPQLTFSDVPGATVVAEEDRSRPAALRRGGSSSDSVTAVMAPSEHIHFDLSFRYGDHTVHNSYDKRVCVKLEKNEDSYIFHRLIRNLDREQEIIRELADRALEVRNGRAVLEKATAFRWLHSHAEELARMGFTVQQGTTSSKDYFIGAVTVQVGITEGNDWFDVHGTVSFGEFEIPFIKLRPYILGRRHEFRLPNGQIAIIPEEWFTQYLELFAFAEEHQSTLTLRKHHLALVSDLQNGNLATVTMSRKLERLRGFETVEDQPMPAGFMGELRPYQKAGYNWLHFVKDYHFGGCLADDMGLGKTVQTLALLLQRKESGESQGAASLLVMPTSLVYNWLSEATKFTPGLRILTYTGTYRDKNVEQFADYDVVLTSYGIVRLDAELLRSYGFDYVILDESQAIKNPSSTTSQAVRGLRSRHRLILTGTPVENSTMDLWSQMSFINPGLLGTQTFFRKEFLKPIEKGKDEVRTRKLHALIKPFILRRHKAQVAKELPSKIEHLSYCPMTEEQAQCYEETKSYYRNKILKNIEEHGTAGTQFMLLQGLTKLRQIANHPRMAHEDYEHESGKLREVIRMIRSVVSEGHKVLVFSQFVKHLDIVRASLDEKQVEYAYLDGNTRDRHKEVTRFQETEELRVFLISLKAGGVGLNLTAADYVFILDPWWNPAVEAQAVDRAHRIGQQRTVFTYKFITKNTVEEKILALQNKKIQLVTDLITTDEAIIKSLTKEDIEELLG; encoded by the coding sequence ATGAAGGTTTCCACTTCACAGCCTTTTCAGATTGTATATTCGTTACTTGAGCACGAGTATCTAGGCTATCTATTTGAATCTTATGTGGTTCAGCGTAATGCCAAAGGGCAGCTTACGCTGCAGCACCAGACAGTATCGGCCAAGAACGCGCCCGAATTTGCGGATGGCCTGGACGAAGTCGACTTCGAGCTGATTGCCCTCACCGACCAGATCCAGCAGGATGTGGTGATTAAAGAATTCTGGGCCAAAAAAACCACGCCCGCTGATTTCTTCTTCAAGATTTACGACCCCGACAAAGGCGACAAAGGCCTGCAGGACAACATCTGCCGCTACGTGCAGGACCGCATGGGCCAGATTCTGGAGCGGCTACAGGGCAAGCAGGTCTTTATTATGGGCAAGGATGGGGAGCCAACCTGGAAGGAAATCAACGTGGCTCCGGAGGCCGCCTCGGTTTTGTTTCACTTCCGCCGCAACGAGGACAGTACCCACTATTTTCCTACCATCCAGTACCAGGGCCAAAAGCTCGACTTCCAGTTTAAGAATGCGGTAATGGTGTGCTTCCAGCCCGCCTGGATGCTGCTCAACGATACGCTGCACAACTTCCGCAACGATGTGGACGGCAAGAAGCTGCAGCCTTTTCTAAACAAGAAATTCATCATCATTCCGCGCCAGGTCGAGGATAGCTACTTCCAGCGCTTTGTAGCCCCCCTGGTAGAGTCATTCGACGTGCACGCCCGTGGCTTCGATATCCGTTCGGAGCGCTACGTGGCCCGGCCCCAGTTGACTTTCTCCGACGTGCCCGGCGCTACCGTAGTAGCTGAGGAAGACCGCAGCCGGCCCGCAGCCCTGCGCCGCGGCGGTAGCAGCAGCGACTCGGTTACAGCCGTTATGGCCCCTTCGGAGCACATCCACTTCGACCTCTCGTTCCGCTACGGCGACCATACTGTGCACAACAGTTACGACAAGCGGGTGTGCGTGAAGCTGGAAAAGAACGAGGATTCCTACATTTTCCACCGCCTGATCCGCAACCTGGACCGGGAGCAGGAAATCATCCGGGAGCTGGCCGACCGCGCCCTGGAAGTACGCAACGGCCGGGCTGTGCTGGAAAAAGCCACTGCCTTCCGCTGGCTCCACAGCCACGCCGAGGAGCTGGCCCGCATGGGCTTCACGGTGCAGCAGGGTACTACCTCCAGCAAAGACTATTTCATCGGTGCCGTAACGGTGCAGGTGGGTATCACCGAGGGCAACGACTGGTTTGACGTGCACGGCACGGTGAGCTTCGGCGAGTTCGAAATACCTTTTATCAAGCTGCGGCCCTACATTCTGGGTCGGCGCCACGAGTTCCGCCTGCCCAACGGACAGATTGCCATTATCCCCGAGGAGTGGTTTACGCAGTACCTGGAGCTGTTTGCCTTTGCCGAGGAGCATCAGTCTACCCTGACCCTGCGCAAGCACCACCTGGCGTTGGTGTCGGATCTGCAGAACGGCAACTTGGCCACCGTGACCATGTCACGCAAGCTGGAGCGCCTGCGCGGGTTTGAAACGGTGGAAGACCAGCCTATGCCGGCCGGCTTCATGGGGGAGCTGCGGCCCTACCAGAAGGCGGGCTACAACTGGCTGCACTTCGTGAAAGACTACCACTTCGGCGGCTGCCTGGCCGACGATATGGGCCTGGGCAAGACGGTGCAAACCCTGGCCCTGCTGCTGCAGCGCAAAGAAAGCGGGGAATCCCAAGGGGCCGCGTCATTGCTGGTGATGCCGACTTCCCTGGTATACAACTGGTTGAGTGAGGCTACCAAGTTTACGCCCGGCCTGCGTATTCTGACATATACCGGCACCTACCGCGACAAAAACGTGGAGCAGTTTGCCGACTACGACGTGGTGCTGACCAGTTACGGCATCGTGCGGCTGGATGCAGAGCTGCTGCGGAGCTACGGCTTCGACTACGTGATTCTGGACGAGTCGCAGGCCATTAAGAACCCGAGCTCCACGACCTCCCAGGCCGTGCGCGGCCTCCGTTCCCGCCACCGCCTGATTTTGACCGGTACGCCGGTGGAAAACAGCACGATGGACCTCTGGTCCCAGATGTCGTTTATCAACCCTGGCTTGCTGGGCACCCAGACATTTTTCCGCAAGGAATTCCTCAAGCCCATCGAAAAAGGCAAGGATGAGGTGCGCACCCGCAAGCTGCACGCCCTGATAAAGCCGTTCATTTTGCGCCGCCACAAGGCCCAGGTAGCCAAGGAATTGCCGAGCAAAATTGAGCACCTGAGCTATTGTCCTATGACCGAGGAGCAGGCTCAGTGCTACGAGGAAACCAAGAGCTACTACCGCAATAAAATCCTCAAGAACATTGAGGAACACGGCACGGCTGGCACCCAATTTATGCTCCTGCAGGGCCTGACCAAGCTGCGCCAGATTGCCAACCACCCCCGTATGGCTCACGAGGACTACGAGCACGAGTCGGGCAAGCTGCGGGAGGTGATTCGGATGATTCGCAGCGTGGTTTCGGAAGGACACAAGGTACTGGTGTTCAGTCAGTTTGTAAAGCACCTGGATATCGTGCGGGCCTCTCTCGATGAGAAGCAGGTGGAGTATGCTTACCTCGACGGCAACACTCGGGACCGGCACAAGGAAGTAACCCGTTTCCAGGAAACCGAGGAGCTGCGCGTGTTCCTGATTTCGCTCAAGGCGGGCGGCGTGGGCCTCAACCTCACCGCCGCCGACTACGTCTTCATCCTGGACCCCTGGTGGAATCCCGCCGTAGAAGCGCAGGCCGTCGACCGGGCCCACCGCATTGGGCAGCAGCGCACGGTGTTCACCTACAAGTTCATCACCAAGAACACGGTAGAAGAGAAAATCCTGGCGTTGCAGAACAAGAAGATTCAGCTGGTAACGGACCTGATAACCACCGACGAGGCCATTATCAAGAGCCTGACCAAGGAGGATATTGAAGAACTGCTGGGGTAG
- a CDS encoding LLM class flavin-dependent oxidoreductase → MPEHSSRVPVSILDLAAITEGSTPADTFRNSLDLARHAEQWGYTRYWLAEHHNMASIASSATAVLIGHIAGGTSRIRVGSGGIMLPNHAPLVVAEQFGTLASLYPGRIDLGLGRAPGTDQVTAQALRRDRLGAGTDFPQQVQELEQYLSADNRVNRVRAVPGEGLDIPIWLLGSSTYSAQLAGMLGRPFAFASHFAPTHLQAALQLYRSSFQPSEHLEKPYAAACVNVILADTDEQAQQLATSFHQFALNIIRGTSRPLQAPVPSMDGLWNELEEEAVSHMMAYSFIGSPATVQKQLQYFLGATQVDELLAVAHIYDHSARLRSYELLAEVSKW, encoded by the coding sequence ATGCCTGAACATAGCTCCCGAGTGCCCGTTTCCATTCTCGATCTGGCGGCCATTACTGAAGGCTCCACGCCCGCCGATACGTTCCGCAACAGCCTGGACCTGGCCCGGCACGCCGAGCAGTGGGGCTACACCCGCTACTGGCTGGCTGAGCACCACAACATGGCCAGCATTGCCAGCTCCGCTACTGCTGTGCTCATCGGCCACATTGCCGGCGGCACGTCCCGCATCCGGGTCGGGTCGGGCGGTATTATGCTGCCTAACCACGCCCCGCTGGTCGTAGCCGAGCAGTTTGGTACCCTGGCCTCGCTCTATCCCGGCCGCATCGACCTGGGTTTGGGCCGGGCCCCAGGCACGGACCAGGTAACGGCCCAGGCCCTGCGGCGTGACCGGCTCGGGGCCGGCACCGATTTTCCGCAGCAAGTCCAGGAGCTCGAGCAGTATCTATCGGCTGATAACCGGGTGAACCGGGTGCGGGCCGTGCCTGGCGAAGGGCTGGATATTCCCATCTGGCTGCTGGGCTCCAGCACCTACAGTGCCCAATTGGCCGGCATGTTGGGCCGGCCCTTCGCCTTTGCCAGCCACTTCGCCCCGACACATTTGCAAGCGGCCTTGCAGCTGTACCGCTCTTCTTTCCAGCCCTCCGAGCACCTCGAAAAGCCCTACGCCGCCGCCTGCGTCAACGTCATCCTGGCCGACACCGACGAGCAGGCCCAGCAGCTGGCCACGTCTTTCCACCAGTTTGCCCTGAACATCATTCGCGGCACGTCGCGCCCCCTGCAGGCCCCGGTACCCAGCATGGATGGCCTGTGGAATGAGCTGGAAGAAGAAGCCGTGAGCCACATGATGGCCTATTCCTTTATCGGCAGCCCCGCCACGGTGCAGAAGCAGTTGCAGTATTTCCTGGGTGCCACTCAGGTCGATGAGTTGCTGGCCGTAGCTCACATCTACGACCACTCGGCCCGCCTGCGCTCCTACGAACTGCTGGCCGAGGTTAGCAAGTGGTAG